From the genome of Carassius auratus strain Wakin chromosome 26, ASM336829v1, whole genome shotgun sequence, one region includes:
- the frmpd1a gene encoding FERM and PDZ domain-containing protein 1 gives MEERDRSRSPSRRTSRVEQVVGRWLRRSRESISRERVLEDGQVADNDSHEQRSCPIRVTFKIPLDPTLNSHGFTISTHTPPQVLEVTEGGPADGKLVPGDQLFKINNVAVDDLSTEQAAEIIRECQNTIVLTVLRNTAGPKSSFITPEKRAKLRSNPVKVRFAEEVVFNGHSQGNSLLFLPNVLKVYLENGQTKAFKFESKTTVKDIVMTLKEKLSITRIEHFSLVLEQQYSISKLYLLHEEEIIQKVVAKKETQDYRCLFRVCFLPRDFKSMLKEDPVAFEYLYLQSVSDVLQERFAVEMKCNTALRLAALHVQEKLAGSGQSLKTPLKAIMKEWGIESFVSHTLLRNMREKDLKKAISYHMKKILSQEPKQKVISVDQARLNFLNEMSEVKSYGGKALSATMMLQDRESTVSLLVGAQYGVSQVINHKLSIMTTLTEFSCITKVELLPESDRVSLVKIYLQDIKPITLLMESVAAKDLSCLVAGYCKLLVDPQVCVFPWSTNTKSHRISAEEGYVSHCGSDSDDSDTDVDALLAHFASTAKSNNTAVKPRDKLPGETEKAQSYMEKDEEVEKEGSKEEEVVEKKETEEDKETIHESIYGYYGNTVERDMERVGTERKEDKEQEKKPQQPQCVIIVDDPSSESSDLYQTESHFMTSMSSDSIDALEDDDLMTYFSTRRPCHLPLKDSYCCEDRYSPSPSLQQLHSKDSHSQSDMCSADSHCEPDIDQFFCFPALSNIAECLPSPPAASEEEDYEELGTENEKHQKGSPAKCPGSSLPTSGDYVFTFEQGDTRHYYNICSNVTPDSARSLPRPLSPPGPVETQPDQEREEVNQTETVPIFQPPPGFGDSSSEDEFFDAQERFMSPEEPSSTAMTRENSAESSTILQTLNLRGIGIFASEQEAVDLERKEKEEGNMVTQVGSSYFNKRSKKRRSFMETNYTSLVSFPEQDNLGNSYGNSIPKYGSMSLNQGAGRMACFDGGCSDQGPCPTVLSLTDSEGEPAPLESKPISPSKVNGSGLHNPTDTHSNKAYQRKQQLIEMEPDSMEFKSVTELMSTISPTIVAVRSQIDLQDEENPSNHRDDPEEGAVEGLVERLFGGHLFFDMSRGQCDSSVLFDERDDQVTKQMEDFFQGTSVTQKSRSLPRLGQISPSSLPYLHVPSISYTTSPDIARDDNTVHLQFGMGKHSVEPIERNRSQSMSASFGNGAPHCPSRHLFFQRVKGPESDETEDTCDPSHQSSSVPSYEPAQRFLRTPCSSGILGRLSASTLRGKIQNLPLYLSRSQEMLNPNSNGSGSDEPVRRLSETQLQTNEVEVAEEATEDVTLNEGSPEVTEVKVVTIVSEEVTEVIEELREVSHTSAKACGQQKTKTDPKEFSVKAISPLCSKAGNSLQVSPTSVVVTTQNLNRPWGVVTSSGLQGCSHPPSSTTAHNFTSSCGVFANCKSQPTITQPQSLPSPNLHEKPDLSCSSVLAMGCDTVMEGAQTPLEACHTVYTNCFTGVLDSASFDDELTVYEFSRRTSQGETGDAVLISVPPSSLSASPASFSPSSPLPLFPHLILPASSSTELSPLLSPLDAPDCFLSDLHEDTITSLLTRRYPLPPTGFLSLQRDVDTLLSVLAGAMKNQDGIHEHPRDNCVAHFSENKRRLHAEARGLLAGCQHVVRVGQTPEETLKSLSESFRSLVQLTSVCLCFSSCQRCRERHAQALTGLASVAKTYQDFARAAELVGSATERKTCHDLSIKLLARQCTALTTSVFCLTQLFRTLTAL, from the exons gGTAACTCTCTGCTGTTCCTGCCCAATGTTCTGAAAGTCTATCTGGAAAATGGCCAAACAAAGGCTTTCAAGTTTGAATCTAAAACCACTGTTAAG GACATAGTAATGACTCTGAAGGAGAAACTCTCAATCACCCGTATCGAACACTTCTCTCTGGTGCTGGAACAACAGTACAGTATCAGCAAACTGTATCTACTGCATGAAGAAGAGATTATTCAAaag GTGGTTGCAAAGAAGGAGACTCAGGACTACAGGTGTCTGTTCCGTGTCTGCTTTCTACCTCGAGACTTTAAGAGCATGCTCAAAGAAGATCCTGTGGCCTTTGAGTATCTATACTTACAG agTGTGAGTGATGTATTGCAGGAAAGGTTTGCAGTGGAGATGAAATGTAATACAGCTCTCAGACTAGCTGCTCTACATGTACAGGAAAAACTAGCCGGCAGTGGACAATCTCTTAAAACACCACTGAAGGCCATcat GAAGGAGTGGGGTATTGAAAGCTTTGTATCCCACACCTTACTGCGAAACATGAGAGAAAAGGACTTGAAGAAAGCGATCAGTTACCACATGAAAAAGATTTTGTCACAGGAGCCCAAACAAAAG GTGATCTCAGTGGATCAAGCTAGACTGAACTTCTTGAATGAGATGTCTGAAGTCAAGTCCTATGGAGGAAAGGCTTTAAGTGCCACTATGATG CTGCAGGACAGAGAGTCAACGGTGAGTTTGTTGGTGGGAGCTCAGTATGGGGTGAGTCAGGTGATCAACCACAAGCTGAGCATCATGACCACACTAACTGAATTCAGCTGCATTACCAAAGTGGAACTATTACCTGAGTCTGACAGAGTTAGTCTGGTCAAGATCTACCTGCAGGATATAAag CCAATTACCTTGCTTATGGAGTCAGTGGCAGCTAAAGATTTATCGTGTCTTGTTGCTGGATACTGCAAACTGCTTGTGGACCCCCAGGTCTGTGTGTTCCCCTGGTCAACTAATACAAAGAGCCACCGCATATCAGCAGAGGAGG GTTATGTGTCACACTGTGGCAGTGACTCTGACGACTCAGACACAGATGTGGATGCTCTTCTTGCTCATTTTGCTAGCACTGCCAAAAGCAACAACACAGCGGTTAAACCCAGGGATAAGCTACCAGGAGAAACCGAAAAAGCGCAAAGTTACATGGAAAAAGATGAAGAGGTAGAGAAGGAAGGAAGCAAAGAAGAGGAGGTGGTTGAGAAGAAGGAAACGGAGGAGGACAAAGAAACCATCCATGAATCTATATATGGTTATTATGGAAACACAGTAGAAAGAGACATGGAGAGAGTGGGCACAGAAAGGAAGGAAGACAAAGAGCAAGAGAAAAAGCCTCAACAACCTCAGTGTGTCATCATTGTCGATGACCCATCATCTGAATCATCTGATTTATACCAAACTGAGTCACATTTCATGACCAGCATGTCCAGTGACTCTATAGATGCCCTAGAGGATGACGACCTCATGACCTACTTTTCTACCAGACGCCCATGCCATTTACCACTGAAAGACTCTTACTGCTGTGAAGATCGCTATTCACCGTCACCATCACTACAGCAACTACACAGCAAAGATTCTCATTCCCAAAGTGACATGTGCTCTGCTGATTCCCATTGTGAGCCTGATATTGACCAATTCTTTTGCTTTCCTGCACTCTCAAATATTGCTGAATGTCTACCTAGTCCCCCTGCAGCCAGTGAAGAGGAGGATTATGAGGAATTGGGAACAGAGAATGAAAAACATCAAAAGGGGTCACCTGCAAAATGTCCTGGGAGCAGCCTACCTACTTCTGGAGACTATGTGTTCACATTTGAACAAGGAGACACCAGACATTATTACAATATCTGCTCCAATGTTACCCCTGACAGTGCCCGGAGCCTTCCACGACCTCTCTCTCCTCCAGGTCCTGTGGAAACACAACCAGATCAGGAAAGAGAGGAAGTGAATCAGACAGAAACAGTGCCAATCTTTCAACCCCCACCAGGGTTTGGAGATAGCAGTTCAGAGGATGAGTTCTTTGATGCGCAGGAAAGATTCATGTCTCCTGAAGAACCCTCCTCAACTGCCATGACAAGAG AAAATTCTGCAGAATCAAGCACCATATTACAGACACTAAACCTGAGGGGGATTGGCATCTTTGCAAGTGAACAAGAGGCAGTGGATCTAGAgaggaaagaaaaggaagaaggaAACATGGTTACTCAAGTTGGATCATCATATTTCAACAAAAGATCCAAAAAGCGTCGCTCATTCATGGAAACAAATTACACATCCCTGGTATCATTCCCAGAACAGGATAATTTAGGTAACAGCTATGGAAATAGCATCCCAAAATATGGATCTATGTCATTGAACCAAGGTGCTGGCCGAATGGCATGTTTTGATGGTGGATGCTCAGATCAAGGTCCATGTCCTACAGTCTTATCCCTAACTGATTCTGAAGGAGAACCAGCGCCACTGGAATCCAAACCCATCAGCCCATCCAAAGTCAATGGATCAGGACTACATAATCCTACTGATACACACTCAAACAAAGCATATCAACGGAAACAGCAACTTATAGAGATGGAACCAGATTCCATGGAGTTCAAATCAGTCACTGAACTAATGTCTACTATATCACCAACTATAGTAGCAGTACGCTCCCAAATAGACCTACAGGATGAAGAAAACCCCAGTAACCATAGAGATGATCCAGAGGAAGGTGCAGTGGAAGGTCTAGTTGAGAGACTGTTTGGAGGTCACTTGTTCTTTGATATGTCTAGAGGACAGTGTGATAGCAGTGTTTTATTTGATGAAAGAGATGATCAGGTAACTAAACAAATGGAAGATTTTTTCCAAGGCACTTCAGTGACTCAAAAGAGCAGGTCTCTACCAAGACTAGGCCAGATATCCCCATCAAGTTTACCCTACTTGCATGTCCCAAGCATATCTTACACCACAAGCCCTGATATAGCCAGAGATGACAATACTGTGCATCTACAATTTGGGATGGGAAAGCACTCAGTGGAGCCAATAGAGAGAAACAGAAGTCAAAGTATGTCTGCATCTTTTGGTAACGGCGCACCGCATTGCCCATCAAGGCACTTATTTTTCCAGCGAGTCAAAGGGCCAGAATCTGATGAAACTGAAGATACTTGTGACCCTTCACACCAATCTTCTAGTGTACCATCTTATGAACCAGCCCAAAGATTCCTTCGCACACCCTGTTCATCCGGCATCCTTGGGCGACTCTCTGCCTCAACATTGCGGGGAAAGATCCAGAACCTTCCCCTCTACTTATCACGTTCCCAGGAAATGTTAAATCCCAATTCTAACGGCAGTGGCAGTGATGAGCCTGTTAGAAGACTTTCAGAAACACAGCTACAAACAAATGAAGTTGAAGTAGCAGAAGAAGCAACTGAGGATGTAACGTTGAATGAAGGTTCTCCTGAGGTAACAGAGGTAAAAGTGGTTACCATAGTATCTGAAGAGGTCACTGAGGTTATTGAGGAGTTAAGAGAGGTCAGCCACACTAGTGCTAAAGCATGTGGGCAGCAGAAAACCAAAACTGACCCTAAAGAGTTTTCTGTAAAAGCCATATCCCCGTTGTGCTCCAAAGCAGGCAACTCTCTCCAAGTCAGCCCAACATCTGTAGTGGTTACTACACAGAACCTAAACAGACCCTGGGGGGTGGTAACGTCTAGTGGGTTACAAGGATGTAGCCACCCTCCTTCAAGCACAACTGCCCATAACTTCACTTCTAGTTGTGGGGTTTTTGCAAACTGCAAGTCCCAACCTACCATAACCCAACCGCAATCCTTGCCTAGCCCAAATCTACATGAGAAACCAGACCTTAGCTGCAGCTCGGTACTGGCTATGGGGTGTGACACTGTAATGGAGGGTGCTCAAACACCTTTAGAGGCCTGCCATACAGTATACACCAACTGTTTCACTGGAGTTCTTGACAGCGCCAGTTTCGATGATGAACTCACCGTGTATGAGTTTTCTCGCAGAACGAGCCAGGGTGAAACAGGGGATGCTGTTCTGATATCTGTCCCTCCTTCCTCGCTCTCTGCATCCCCTGCATCTTTCTCTCCATCTTCTCCATTGCCCTTGTTCCCTCATCTAATACTGCCTGCTTCTTCATCTACAGAGCTCAGTCCCCTTCTGTCTCCATTGGATGCCCCTGACTGCTTCCTTTCAGACCTTCATGAAGATACTATCACTTCACTGTTAACTCGTCGATATCCCCTTCCACCAACAGGATTCCTTTCTTTGCAAAGGGATGTGGATACCCTCTTAAGTGTTCTTGCTGGTGCTATGAAGAACCAAGATGGGATCCATGAGCACCCCAGGGATAACTGTGTGGCTCACTTTTCAGAGAACAAAAGGCGATTACATGCAGAGGCTCGGGGGCTTTTAGCAGGATGCCAACACGTGGTCAGGGTTGGGCAGACGCCAGAGGAAACACTTAAGTCATTGTCTGAAAGCTTCCGCTCACTGGTACAGCTGACAAGTGTGTGCTTATGTTTCTCTAGCTGCCAGCGATGCAGGGAGCGCCATGCCCAAGCACTTACAGGACTAGCAAGTGTTGCAAAAACTTATCAGGACTTTGCTCGGGCAGCAGAGCTAGTGGGAAGTGCTACAGAAAGAAAAACTTGTCATGATCTCAGTATTAAACTCCTGGCTCGCCAATGCACTGCACTAACAACTTCAGTCTTCTGCCTCACCCAGCTCTTTCGCACTCTCACTGCCCTTTGA